A genomic region of Arachis hypogaea cultivar Tifrunner chromosome 5, arahy.Tifrunner.gnm2.J5K5, whole genome shotgun sequence contains the following coding sequences:
- the LOC112800312 gene encoding la-related protein 1C-like has protein sequence MAMAGNHSAVSPWNQVVRGGESESVLAAPSSAMESAVAVEPSLPSGSTAVSTSLSVEDSCSTAESSKNGGNKGRAAKKPAWNKPSSNGGASEVKLVMDAVSWPALSESTRVAIKSESSSKGLLDGSSSSVLQSQGMGSSSSSQRQVNDNASANHMVPSPNRQKPFKHNSPNVFSNGGHPQPPASQALTATTGSHYQPPIEHAQRSAFVSNDRPQQRNSFRNRNSGSHQRGDGSHHHNYGNRRDQDWNTQRNFNGRDPQMPPRVGPRFPRPPPPPPNAPQFIHTAPVRAFGGPIGFHDVVPPIVYLQQPPSHPNLLRGVHYGPPMPPQTLFYTGPDPQLHTRIVTQINYYFSNENLIKDTFLRQNMDDQGWVPIRLIAGFNKVMHLTDNIQVILDAVRSSSVVEVQGDKIRRRNDWRRWIIPPTVQFPNTADSSIQGTVNQDSLSERVQNITLRTTNHDGTSELDAHTDLSEHTLGEFNNPLQFSNSQSTGQSGIQGADHPVSAGN, from the exons ATGGCCATGGCTGGTAACCACTCAGCTGTCTCACCGTGGAATCAGGTTGTCCGCGGTGGCGAGTCCGAGTCTGTACTGGCAGCTCCATCTTCTGCGATGGAATCGGCGGTGGCCGTTGAACCTTCGCTCCCTTCTGGTTCCACCGCCGTGTCAACTTCTCTGTCGGTAGAAGATTCCTGCTCCACCGCTGAAAGCTCCAAAAACGGTGGGAACAAGGGCCGAGCTGCGAAGAAGCCTGCCTGGAACAAGCCATCATCCAATGGCGGAGCTTCGGAAGTTAAGCTGGTAATGGACGCGGTCTCTTGGCCTGCACTTTCCGAGTCTACCAGGGTTGCTATTAAATCAGAATCATCATCAAAGGGTTTGTTGGATGGATCATCATCCTCTGTTCTTCAATCGCAG GGTATGGGAAGCTCTTCCTCTTCACAAAGACAAGTGAATGATAATGCAAGTGCAAACCATATGGTGCCATCTCCAAATCGCCAGAAGCCATTCAAACATAACAGTCCAAATGTGTTTTCTAATGGTGGTCACCCACAGCCGCCTGCTTCCCAAGCTTTGACAGCAACAACTGGGTCCCATTATCAACCTCCAATCGAACATGCACAAAGAAGTGCATTTGTGTCTAATGATCGTCCACAGCAGCGTAATTCATTTAGAAATCGTAACAGTGGTTCACATCAGCGTGGAGATGGGTCTCACCATCATAATTATGGGAACAGACGTGATCAGGACTGGAATACTCAACGGAATTTCAATGGTAGAGACCCCCAAATGCCACCACGAGTTGGTCCTAGATTTCCAagacctccacctccacctcctaaTGCTCCTCAATTTATTCACACAGCACCAGTTAGGGCATTTGGTGGTCCTATTGGTTTCCATG ATGTAGTTCCTCCAATAGTATATCTCCAACAACCACCTTCACATCCAAATTTACTAAGAGGGGTTCATTATGGTCCTCCAATGCCTCCTCAGACATTGTTCTACACAGGTCCAGACCCTCAGTTGCATACTAGGATAGTCACTCAGATTAATTACTATTTTAG TAATGAGAATTTGATTAAGGATACATTCTTGCGGCAGAACATGGATGACCAGGGCTGGGTTCCTATAAGATTAATAGCAGGCTTCAACAAA GTCATGCATTTGACTGACAATATACAAGTCATATTAGATGCTGTTCGAAGCTCATCTGTTGTTGAAGTGCAG GGTGATAAAATAAGGAGGCGAAATGATTGGAGGAGATGGATCATACCTCCTACAGTTCAATTTCCCAACACTGCAGACTCTTCAATACAGGGAACTGTGAATCAAGATTCGCTGTCAGAACGagtacaaaatattactttgagGACAACTAACCATGATGGTACAAGTGAACTAGATGCTCACACAGATCTTTCAGAGCATACTCTTGGGGAATTTAATAATCCATTGCAGTTTTCCAATAGCCAGAGTACTGGTCAATCTGGAATTCAAGGAGCAGATCATCCTGTTTCGGCAGGAAATTAG